One Alnus glutinosa chromosome 13, dhAlnGlut1.1, whole genome shotgun sequence genomic window, ATCAACCTCTCATCTCCATTATTTTGAAGATCCAACCAACTCATCTTCACCTCAAAAGGATTCACCGAGACAACTTCATCAATCAAACCATAATGCCTTGGCatcccatcatcatcatcatagatAGCCCACACTTGCCCTTTCTTAAAACTCCTCTCCACTCTATCCTTATCAAAATCATAAAAGTCCGAATCCTCCACTGACATAATCTCCAAATCCCCACTTCTAGATTCCCTGCGCCTCTCCATTTCCAAACCCACACTATTCCTCCTACGCCTCTCAGTTTCTAAATCCCCACTCTTCTTCAAAATTCCCCGTTTCCCAATCTCTAAACCCTCCCTACTCTTCTTCAATTCCGTgcatctctccctctcctccttcctcttctctctttcaTCCTTCTCCTTTTCCTTCAACTTCACCTTCATCCTCTCTTGCTGCGCCTTTCGCTTTGCTTCCGACTGCATTTCTGCCAATGTCATCATTTCCTCCCCGGTTTTCGCCCTCTTCGGTATCGACCTCTCTAACACCTCCCCTACAGTCCTCGTTCTCCTCTTCAAACCCAAAGTCCTCAGCCTTCCACCACTCCATATACCATCActatcaccaccaccaccaccaccatcctCTTCCCTCTCCAAATCCCCACTTCTCACCCCACCATCCATTACACCACCACTCATTTTCCCCTTCACATTGACACTTCTCAATTTCTTACCAGTAGCCATTTTCCCCTTCATACTCACAGTTCTCAAACTCTCACCACTACCCACTTTCTGTTTCGAACCCGAATCCCCAAATCTGTCAAAAACACCTACACTTCTCTTCCTCAACCTCTCACTCCAAAACCTAACTTCAGCTTTTCCCCCACCAGCTTCATCACCATCATTGGTCTCAACCTCCACAGCCTCAAAGCTCTTTTTACAACTGGGACACACCAAACTATGCTCCAAATACTTCCTCTCAAATTTGTGCAACAACCGGCACGTGGAACACGCCGTCCAGAACGTGTCCAGGCCCCCCAAACCCACCACATTCTCCTCCTGAATCCTAATCCTAAGCTTCATATCATACTCCTTCCTACGAATCCTATCCGACAAGAACCGGAACGCCTCGCTGACCAGCTTAAAGGCCTCTTCGGACCCGGCATAAGGGTTCTTGTCGGGGTGAAGGACTAGTGCCAGTTTCTTGTACTGTTTCCTAATGGTGTTGATGTGAGCGAAGGGCTCTACCTGGAGGATCTTGTACCAGTCGGGGGTGGCGGTGGCAGCGCCGGGGGATTCAGTGGCCGCGACGCGGAGGATCTTGAAGGAGGTGACCATTTCCGACAGGCCGTCAAGGTTGGGGGCGAGGCGGTGGGCTCGCTTAGCGTACTTGACCGCGGACTTGAGGTTCGAGTTGTTGTATTTGGTCTCTGCCATGGCTTTCAGTCGCAGGGCTTCTTGTTCGTTGTCTTGCTCCGGTTCGGAGGCCATtttgcgagagagagagacagtggAGTCGATGGAGAAGAGGGAAGAGTACTGGGTTTTGGGAGGTTTTTGGTTGGGTCGGGAGAAAACagtaaagagaaagagaaaatgctCTAATCCGTTTTACATCCCCCGAATTTTGTAAATATCTTTATTTTGACCACTGAAAAGCAAAATTTaccatttttaattattaatcaataaaaattaaaattaaaattgttattttataattaattgccTTACCCATATTTCCTTGACAGCTGAATCTATGAACCAATGAACAAAAAGTGAAAGAAGAACACATAACAACTTTATGGGTTGTTTTGTTTAATACAAAGGTCTTGAATTAAAGAGTCCCACATGCAAGTTTTGGAAAATTTTGAAGCTTTGGCCATTTTGATCTTCATAAAATGCCCTGCTTCTTAGAATTTGTGGGATTTGATGAGAGCCCAGGCAAGGATTGAGTGGGTCTGAGAGTTGCCTTTAGTTTAGTTTGAGCACATATGAGAGAAGAAATTGATGATTGAGTTGAATCTATGGGTTTGTAAGAGAAAGATAGGGAATTTGTTGATTTTGGGTGATTGATCCACCGTCATTGGGCGGTTCCGTCACCCTTTGGGTTGtgccattcttttttttctttcttttcttcttaaagTGTGTATTATATGGAAGGCTTGCACGTGACCACTTTCCATCTAACATAACGGCCAAGACTAATGGATGGGGCTTAGTTACAACACAATGACAGTTTGATATATCTAAGTACCACACCTATCAGTTCTTgtagattttttgaaaattgttgttagtttggggggctaaagtGTATCTAACCCTTTTTATTTTGTCAGATTGAGTAAATTGTTGTTGCCCTAACTTGGTACCTCAGGTTTAAATTTTGGTCGTCCCTAACATTTGGAAAtcctagagtgagagagagaggaaggaaAGGAGAGAGAGATGACCTTTGCTTGGTGGAATTGATTCTCAAATTTTGAGAGCTTTTACCTTGAGAGGTAATCATCATCATCCAAACCTTTTACCTTATGTTTTCCTTCGTAGCATATCTAACCATCTTTAGCTATTTCCATCAATATGAGTTAAGTTTATAGTTCATCTTAAGGAAAATGGTTATTGTATGGGTTTTAAAATCATGGATCTTGTTTCTAGAAAGTAACTAGATATCTCTATTACAActagtttaatttatattacatGATTGATTTACGATGGgcttttattttggaaaaacaaGATGTATCATCTTTAATGTTTTAGGAACAATGATTGAGGGGGTTATGATTGATTATGCTTGGTTTAAGCATGTATGTACGAACAGTACGATAGATGTTATGTTTTAAGATCTctgtttttttaatggtttaattatgatgtaataaccccgaccccCTTTCGATGGTAGAATAGTCTTTAtcacctatgagaatggataactagacgggATTAATAAACACCTAATTttacatatgaatttttatttcttgatattaattcatatttcttgatattaaataaccactcctatattttattaaaacacctacttttaaatttaataaatttatatcaatttaagttccacttttatattttatatttatattaaaatatgagaaccagattttatatttttatgcaattttattcttattgaAATACCTGTTTTATTACATAAAACCCTAGCAATCAAAGAATAAAACCCTACTCCTATAAATAAATCTCTTAGCCGTCACTCTCTCCTCTCATCACCGAAAAGTTTCGAGCCCTCTCTTTTCCCTCGCACTGCACACAAGGATTTTCAGCTTCTTCTACCTGCAggtatatttttcatgtttatgctcttttcttcttctttttgttgtaCCGACGTGATGTAcgtctttcttgttctttggcttttttttccccctctcttctttcttttccttactAACTGCCGTAGCAGCCTTAACGTGTGGTGGCATGTCCTTCTCAGTCTACTGCAACCATCTCAAGTCTCTAGGACTagttagattatttttttttctttagctttgctgttgacttttctttttggctttgATATTTTACTTTCTGCTTGGCATACAGCCAAGGCTCTTGGCTTATTTGCATGTTCCTTTTCTAGCACCAACGTCATCCTCCTATGTACCACATGCCAAACTTACAATTCATTTTATCATTACTCTTACTCCTTCAAGAAGCGTCACGCCGAGTGCTTCTCTCGgttccttaatttatttatttcttttctttcttagcaACAAAATCACAGGAGGCATggcctttattatttttattatttccttctttttggACAGCAGGGTCTCCACGCCTAAGTGattcatgttatatatatatatataattttttttttttactcttctaGCCGTAAACATAGCAGATTAGCCTTActgtttatctttttatttttattttattttatttttcttttaaatctttttCACAGAGAAGCAAAACTATTTTAGTTCAACTGTTTCAAACCTTCTcgtaaatttcttaaaaataatggatcatttttataaaccatttttattaagagtatagTTCGTGATATCGGAGTTTATTAAACTTTATTATATTGAAGGAGAATATTTCTGATGACAATTACCTTTAAACATATCTAGGGAATCCATTATCGATAGGTTAGCAAGATGAATCTTAGTGGTGTTAGTATGTAGTTTAATGACTAGTGCgaggtattaatttatttaaacctgtaccAGGTGATTAGTTAGCGGTTGAGATAGTCCAGCGACTTATTGCAATcagagaggtaagggatcctctacccctttttaaattatattgatgcatgaaggactgttttaaaaatagttttgagatgaaaattgtcggtataaatgttaatcttgaaatcactgttttaaaagaagctttggttataaaggattttctaattattagtaaattgttTAGTTGGTTCTCGATACGGGAAGttacagctttttgaaattaatgagaaaatgagagtaaaaaccctcacacacgttgcctcaagagtgatcaaaggaataagaataatttatgagaattatatttttataaatgaggcacgtgtgtggaggagactattattttggccctagATATATTCACGGAGATTTGCAGAGTTTAAGCTCAGTATCGTTGCTTGGATGAAAGCGCAACCGCTGAAGGACTTAGAGAATGCGGtaatccatccctatgtcatgctaagtgcacttcaattaattagctgatggGGCAGGGcatgtggccacagtttacctgcctgaggtcgcagtagaccgcgcaaccctagtacacagggcgtaatagtgtacatgggccctatatATGAGAAGTCTTAATCGTTAACAGGTATTTTAtatgttaagtaaaatgccgaattttgaattgtattctagaaatttagatttcaaatgtattttaataattgttttaaagaaaatgaagttaactcaaccgttttatggttgagggttgtcttactgagcatttctcgctcaccccttatttttgttttgttttcaggttatgaacagagagacctaggcggccgggatgggatctaggctagtagtaggatattatttttctgttaccttaataagtgcactcgCACAATAAatccagttttcctttgcattttcatttatgGTATCAAACAGTATTACTCTTTTCGAAATAaacgtttccgcatttattaaagttctgaattttaaaattattattattctctttaattaatttatgtaattcagcatattagctaggttgttggcagaccttacgaatctttgcagtttggtatataaaaatggacgaacctaacccttagcggtttgggggcgttacatatGATGTTATCCGCATGATAAGGATTTTACACGTAGGATTAAAGCTTTTAGGGAATGTGGTTGAGCGATGGAGATAAATAAATGCTCACGGAATGGAATGGATAAACTCTTTAAATTATACAAATGCAATCTCTTCAGTTATAAATTATGAATTGTTTCTTACATGATGATTTTAAATGATATATGTTatgagcctaaaaattctatcGAATGTTAATGATTACAAATTATAATTGTATTTTGGATAAATGAACAATATATGGTGGATCGTCATATACGGATGGCGGGCAACAGTACGGTATATACGCTTTATTCCATGGTCTAGTTCATTTCAGAGTCACCTTGGTCCAATGCTTTATTTGGCACAGTCAAGTTTGAATGGTGGTCACTACGGACAGACGTCATTAGTGGTGTGGATCACTTGGGGTCGGACCTATTCAGGCTGCTTTTGATGGATGGTATGCAACAACTTCAGTGCATCGTTCTTGTACTACAAGTTCCTCAAGACAGTTCCAACTCTGTTGAGAATGGATTAAAATATAGGCTCGACCAtatgaagaaaattataaatatatatatatatatatatatatatatatatatatatatatatatatatatatatatatatatatatatatatatatccaactaTGTTGAGAATGGATTAAAATatggtgaaaataatttattgacttctaatttaaatcaagtgtgtgtttgtgtgcaaacaaatatcttaaatgcggaatttaaatgagacaagatatttgttacgaagtggaaactctatgaagagaaaaaatcactccggggcagccaaactcaagaaatctactatccaaaaacaaagctagttacaagacattcgtactcacataaccctatgcagtagtcatacctttaactctgacgtatAGCCCAatatgaacgcttcccaaccagatcttctacctgaaggggtttttgatggattcctttaccttatggctgacccctaagatatacttcacacaaacacttgagcacacactgacaacggcttgagagctagcagatcttcgattctccctaaacaccatctcaaagcactatggaattcactgtcgaattctgtacaaaacacagacctagaacCCCcaatttataggcttcaagagacctcaaaaactatTGGGATTCGGACTCTgcctgtcgagcgtccggacggaaatttgccacgtccggacggatttctGTGATATCTTtaagaaacagcgcaattctatccttatcaagtttgcgtccggacggcttgaccgagcgtccggacggtcttcgctaaaatcttttccgcgttcgaacggaaatatggagttatctgaattactggatatcgtccgaATGTGttgctgagtcgtccggacggattgcagagacttcccaaacagtgtcaacttttgaaatacaactccttgttgaatgttgattgacctagcgtccggacggtgttgctctgtcgtccggacgtcttcaacgtttatctgtaagacactgcggggcgtccggacgccttcaaaggctcgtccggacggttgcacaggaaccggctggtttgtcttggtttttgtaatggactcttcatggatatcttctagaagcttgtgaacaatatatgtttgaatatatgaagattctgatttgaaaaccGTTTGtccgaatacatgaagattgaaaaaccgactgtcctgttaaaacgcaaccattacataaaatgtttttgttttatccagaatctagccaataaaaatactaacaaactcctcctttggccattatgagacaaaaacacttgaccagtttggaaatacatttccggtctaaacaccaaatacaatcaaaaaatactccccctttttgtcacacaatgacaaatggtaaacagagtatgaaattaaaaccataaccaaGAACAAAAATAGGAGAAAGGAGCAAGGTTAGGTTGTCAACgagaaatcagcacacacatggATCTAAGTCTGTGAAAACAGTCAGAGAGCTGGTGAAAAATATGcaagcatatagaaaagagttaaaTAATCTATGAGCAAAAATTTTCTGCAGACAAAACTTTTTAAacagtaaacttaactcatgcaatgcgtgtgtgtgtgaaggctttctcaataagatgtgaagttcactgatatgacggAAAACACCCAAATTTTCtaaacatgagagaaaatcaatgttagatcagtcaaatcttattatgctagggcctaattaccttcatctgatacgctccccctaagctgcagcacttttcttttactatgttctttagtgaccgtctatttccacaatgatgtgatcactgactgtttctttagggacaagatcaagaacaaatttagcataagcagtggatctttttatttatccatttgtattcagttttgaacgcttttatcacttggtgttgcaacctagaaagaatacaagaatttatgggttctaggttcaactagggagttggtcaatttgactatcttaaaaaaaatctctctcattaaaatttccagaagctaaaagtcagagaggaaaaaaaaaaaaaaccttagggaagccttggatagtgcacatttttcatcgcatgagaaaagcaactatatagtaaagatgcagcaggaaaactcagcacatatcagatttagaatcttaaccatatgaatgtatattctaTCACAGCATAGAGAACtgtcaaaacagataaatatacatgagacaGCTGAAAACTTTTAGAAGAACCCTTGCAtcaaatcccttttttttttttttttttgttgaaaataaaagtagaaaaaaaaaaaacaaaaacatgctacacaggaaaagaaaaatctagtccaagcatgtaaggtaagggcaaacctgacctcagggagagaggacctataccaagatagaaaaccAGCCGCCCAACGTGtttttctgtcatccctatgaaatacctgcagaattttctcaagataacaagataAACTATAgggataaaaaaaatggttccataacaaatatGCAAAGCATGAACATGATATGACAATATgaaagatgcaatgcaagtgtacctgacatgcactaagatttaggaactacaatcctaggcatgtgtgacctcacctactaggtgggtTTGCTCCCCCTAGGGAAGTGAGTGTGCCTATCCTGTTATCCATCCTTCCGCTGCAGTTCCATATATCTGATCAAGCTCCTCATAAAGCTGCCAGTAATGGGTAattcttcataggatggatcATTTTtaggcttttgcggcttttcttcatgatgctgagatttgttcttctttggcaaTCAGGCCTGTTTTACAAGAACAAACCTCTGTTGTTGTCGCTAACGCTTTGGAGCAAGATATCTTGTATGAGGTCCAATCTTTCTAGGTGGGTATTTCTGAGGCTGAGGACCCCTGGGTCTGACATGActattaactccacattggtgacatatgaGAGTTTTGTGCACTGGTGGAGCATACCTTGATAATTTCCTCTGAGCCTAATGCTTCCTAGGAGGTCTGGTGCTAACAGAATCTTTCTTTGGCAACTTCTTCTTCACTTTAGACCTCTGAACAAGTACATGGGGgcacttgggtcggatgtgatcgCTCAAtccacagtgatggcaaatggggacaaacttttgagtgggttgtctcctatgtggaggaacatattttgtcttggaatgttcttcaacatctttctccttcttatgagcattcttcttattccaagttcttgAGAATTTTAACTGACcataatttggtctaatatgtcccACCTTCCCataatgatgacatgtaggtaggctTCTATCTATAGAATGCTTAGACTTCGCATGAGTGGTattctcacaagaaaccataATGGTGCAATTGTCCCTTAAAATATAGGctagaccatatatatatatatatatatatatatatatatatatatatatatatatatatatatatatatgcattaatTTCAATTAACATATTTTATGCATTAAAATGTGAATTGCTCCTGAAATTACACTTATTTCTTTTAACATTAAATCCATTTTTGTATTAGTGTAATAGTAGAGTCTACATCTATGAATTTTGATGAAACTCATGTCATTCTCTATAACTTTCTGTTTTTGATATATAAGGCGCATCGCACAATAAATTCcctaataatttatttactaagttgtAGACTTACGCAGTTACTTTTCACTGTGATGCACATCGATGTTTTGCAGGTTGGCAAGTTTGGTGGACCTTTGAAGCGAGCATTTCGTTAGGATGATGATGCCAAGTGAATGACTCTCTTACTTAGTTAACAAGTGTTTTACCTTGTAGTTATAATTCTTGGAAGGTTCGTGTTGGTTTTGACGCTAATAATTGTTATACTTAAGGATATTTAGTATTGTCtcaaatcattttctttatgcTATAGTTTAATCTGATAGTTAGTGTTGTGTAGTACTCCAgttaattacaagttaattagtGTGAATCTGCTACGAGTAACACTTCAAAGtgattataataattaattaatttaggaAATGTTACAATACCAATTGCCATAGTCTCTAATCGAGACCCTCGATTTACATTGAAATTTTGAACAAGTTAGCAAAAGGCAATGGGGATGAAGCTAAATTTCAGTATGGCTTACCACCCATAGTCTGATGGTTGGTCGGAGATGAACATTAAATAGCATAATACTTCAAGCAACACCTAGAAGTGGTTGAATATGTGTTATCAATATAATGTGGAATTTATAAATTATCAACCACAAAATATATTGAAagcaataaatcaatcaacacaAGTAATCTGTTGATGAAATGAAAAccttttgaagaactcttcaaaagtaaaaccactatggggcagccgaacttaataaataaattcactATAGAATAATGATAAATTACAAGATGTTC contains:
- the LOC133853726 gene encoding uncharacterized protein LOC133853726: MASEPEQDNEQEALRLKAMAETKYNNSNLKSAVKYAKRAHRLAPNLDGLSEMVTSFKILRVAATESPGAATATPDWYKILQVEPFAHINTIRKQYKKLALVLHPDKNPYAGSEEAFKLVSEAFRFLSDRIRRKEYDMKLRIRIQEENVVGLGGLDTFWTACSTCRLLHKFERKYLEHSLVCPSCKKSFEAVEVETNDGDEAGGGKAEVRFWSERLRKRSVGVFDRFGDSGSKQKVGSGESLRTVSMKGKMATGKKLRSVNVKGKMSGGVMDGGVRSGDLEREEDGGGGGGDSDGIWSGGRLRTLGLKRRTRTVGEVLERSIPKRAKTGEEMMTLAEMQSEAKRKAQQERMKVKLKEKEKDEREKRKEERERCTELKKSREGLEIGKRGILKKSGDLETERRRRNSVGLEMERRRESRSGDLEIMSVEDSDFYDFDKDRVERSFKKGQVWAIYDDDDGMPRHYGLIDEVVSVNPFEVKMSWLDLQNNGDERLICLEKTGFHISCGRFKVAWKTSINSLNVFSHIMDCERAAREVYRIYPKKGSVWALYNDAALDAEGRYLSVKDKRCYDIVLFLTTYSEMHGLSMAYLEKVDGFKTIFKRREIGCHAIRCLEKDDVWLFSHQIPARKLSGDEAPELLKDCWELDPASLPPDLLAVGWRR